The Amycolatopsis mongoliensis genome includes a window with the following:
- a CDS encoding DUF742 domain-containing protein: MSTGSGSFGEPPEARNTAASGYQDDGTFADVLNGFTLDSGRARRKRKKSKESPPPPAAGAHAAAEPTATTPSADQGDRVTSLVSPPGSTDGDSPRPGGLFDPGPPSGEFVMPAVFEQPLAPEDQTAIVRPYALTGGRTRANYALELETLISAKDYAATGGFPEVAAEQIECISIMEECRTPRSVAEIVSTLRVPLGVARVLISDAADAGLVTVHKTITGNDGAEAHLVLMERVLSGLRRL, encoded by the coding sequence ATGAGCACGGGGTCCGGATCTTTCGGTGAACCACCGGAGGCGCGAAACACCGCCGCTTCCGGCTATCAGGACGACGGCACGTTCGCCGACGTCCTCAACGGGTTCACCCTGGATTCCGGCCGTGCCCGCCGGAAGCGCAAGAAGAGCAAGGAGTCCCCGCCACCCCCGGCCGCCGGTGCGCACGCGGCCGCGGAACCGACGGCAACCACGCCGTCGGCCGACCAAGGAGATCGCGTGACCTCTTTAGTCTCTCCACCCGGCAGTACCGACGGGGACAGCCCCAGGCCGGGCGGCCTGTTCGACCCGGGGCCGCCCAGCGGCGAGTTCGTCATGCCCGCGGTGTTCGAACAGCCGCTCGCGCCGGAGGACCAGACGGCGATCGTCCGGCCCTACGCTTTGACCGGCGGCCGCACCCGGGCGAACTACGCCCTGGAGCTGGAGACACTGATCTCCGCGAAGGACTACGCTGCCACCGGTGGCTTCCCCGAGGTGGCCGCGGAGCAGATCGAGTGCATCTCGATCATGGAAGAGTGCCGGACCCCCCGTTCGGTCGCCGAGATCGTGTCGACCCTGCGGGTGCCCTTGGGCGTGGCCCGGGTGCTGATCAGCGACGCGGCCGACGCGGGGCTGGTCACGGTGCACAAGACGATAACGGGCAATGACGGCGCCGAGGCACATCTGGTGTTGATGGAAAGGGTTTTGAGTGGACTCCGTCGGCTTTAA
- a CDS encoding GTP-binding protein has translation MTSAKIVVAGGFGAGKTTFVGSVSEIVPLTTEAMMTDASVGVDNLDHTPGKSTTTVAMDFGRVSLDADLILYLFGTPGQQRFWFMWDDLVRGAIGAVVLADTRRLADSFAPIDFFEDRGLPYIVGVNTFDGVLEHDINDVREALSIDPNIPIVRCDARDRESTKQTLITLVEYAMRQWIALRAAKNR, from the coding sequence ATGACATCCGCCAAGATCGTGGTGGCTGGTGGTTTCGGTGCGGGGAAGACGACCTTCGTCGGGTCGGTGTCGGAGATCGTGCCGCTCACCACCGAGGCGATGATGACCGACGCGAGCGTCGGCGTCGACAACCTCGATCACACGCCGGGCAAGTCGACGACCACGGTGGCGATGGACTTCGGCCGGGTGTCGCTGGACGCGGACCTGATCCTGTACCTGTTCGGCACGCCCGGGCAGCAGCGGTTCTGGTTCATGTGGGACGACCTGGTCCGCGGCGCGATCGGCGCGGTCGTGCTGGCGGACACCCGCCGGCTGGCCGACTCGTTCGCCCCGATCGACTTCTTCGAGGACCGGGGCCTGCCGTACATCGTCGGCGTCAACACGTTCGACGGCGTGCTGGAGCACGACATCAACGACGTGCGCGAGGCCCTGTCGATCGACCCGAACATCCCGATCGTCCGCTGCGACGCCCGGGACCGCGAGTCGACGAAGCAGACGCTGATCACGCTGGTCGAGTACGCGATGCGCCAGTGGATCGCGCTGCGGGCGGCCAAGAACCGCTGA
- a CDS encoding DUF899 domain-containing protein has protein sequence MTATLPEIVSPEEWQAARDALLVKEKEHMKAADHLAAERRRLPMVRFDAKYRFESENGPVSLLDLFEGRRQLIVYHFMLHPGDEAGCPGCSLVVDNMPHLAHLHARDVTLKVVAPATLAEIERYKARMGWDVPWVSAHGSGFTEDCGVGTGFGVSVFLRDGDDVYRTYFTSGRGGEMFLASHRYLDVTPLGRQEAWEEESRGGDAPSSWWRRHDEY, from the coding sequence ATGACCGCCACCCTGCCCGAGATCGTCTCGCCGGAGGAATGGCAGGCCGCGCGCGACGCGCTGCTGGTCAAGGAGAAGGAGCACATGAAGGCGGCCGACCACCTCGCCGCCGAGCGCCGGCGGCTGCCGATGGTCCGCTTCGACGCGAAGTACCGGTTCGAAAGCGAGAACGGGCCGGTCAGCCTGCTCGACCTGTTCGAGGGCCGCCGCCAGCTGATCGTCTACCATTTCATGCTGCACCCGGGCGACGAAGCGGGCTGCCCCGGCTGCTCCCTGGTCGTCGACAACATGCCGCACCTGGCGCACCTGCACGCCCGCGACGTCACGCTCAAGGTCGTCGCGCCGGCGACACTCGCGGAGATCGAGCGGTACAAGGCGCGGATGGGCTGGGACGTGCCGTGGGTGTCCGCGCACGGCAGCGGGTTCACCGAAGACTGCGGCGTCGGGACGGGGTTCGGCGTGAGCGTGTTCCTGCGCGACGGCGACGACGTCTACCGGACGTACTTCACCTCCGGCCGCGGCGGCGAGATGTTCCTGGCCTCCCACCGGTACCTCGACGTCACGCCGCTGGGGCGCCAGGAGGCGTGGGAAGAGGAGAGCCGCGGCGGCGACGCGCCGAGCTCGTGGTGGCGCCGCCACGACGAGTACTGA
- a CDS encoding SRPBCC family protein, which yields MPDLEITRVFDAPRELVFAAWTDPDHLASWFGPHGFTCSAVTLDPRPGGRWRACIRSPEGEEHWMHGVYREVGVPGRLVFTFAWEAQGQETLVTIGFADLDGKTEMTFTQTGFPAAAERDGHHEGWTSSFDDLTGFIRGKDDR from the coding sequence ATGCCTGACCTGGAGATCACGCGCGTGTTCGACGCGCCCCGCGAACTCGTCTTCGCCGCGTGGACGGACCCGGACCACCTGGCGAGCTGGTTCGGGCCGCACGGCTTCACCTGTTCCGCCGTCACCCTCGACCCGCGTCCCGGCGGCCGCTGGCGGGCCTGCATCCGCTCCCCCGAAGGCGAGGAGCACTGGATGCACGGCGTCTACCGCGAGGTCGGCGTGCCCGGCCGGCTCGTGTTCACCTTCGCCTGGGAAGCCCAGGGCCAGGAGACGCTCGTGACGATCGGCTTCGCCGACCTCGACGGCAAGACCGAGATGACCTTCACCCAGACCGGCTTCCCGGCCGCCGCCGAACGCGACGGCCACCACGAGGGCTGGACCTCCAGCTTCGACGACCTGACCGGCTTCATCCGAGGAAAGGACGACCGATGA
- a CDS encoding ArsR/SmtB family transcription factor — translation MTTDELSRTFSALADPTRRAILARLSAGEATVNELAEPFTMSLPAVSRHLKVLEQAGLITRGRTRQWRPCRLEAKPLEDVADWVATYRRFWDGGFDRLEEHLRGLTGDA, via the coding sequence ATGACGACTGACGAATTGAGCCGGACGTTCTCGGCGCTCGCCGATCCGACCCGGCGCGCCATCCTCGCCCGGCTGTCGGCCGGCGAAGCGACGGTGAACGAGCTCGCCGAGCCGTTCACGATGAGCCTGCCCGCCGTTTCGCGGCACCTGAAGGTGCTGGAACAGGCCGGGCTGATCACCCGGGGCCGCACCCGGCAGTGGCGGCCCTGCCGGCTGGAGGCGAAACCCCTGGAAGACGTCGCCGACTGGGTCGCGACCTACCGCCGGTTCTGGGACGGCGGGTTCGACCGCCTCGAGGAGCACCTGAGGGGCCTGACCGGCGATGCCTGA
- the icmF gene encoding fused isobutyryl-CoA mutase/GTPase IcmF has protein sequence MSSELYRPAHPVRFVTASSLFDGHDASINIMRRILQSQGAEVVHLGHNRSVDEVATAAIAEDVQGVAISAYQGGHVEYFSYLVELLRERGAGHIKVFGGGGGVIVREEIDLLHSRGVARIFSPEDGYEMGLPGMINLMIKACDVDLAAEAPALDKVLSGDVAALSRVITQLQAEQLPGDLLSGITEAAGKREVPVLGITGTGGSGKSSLTDELIRRFRLDQEDKLRIAVLAVDPSRRKGGGALLGDRIRMNCLDGSPVYFRSLATRTTSGEIPAGLREAILACKAAGYDLVIVETPGIGQGDAGIVDFVDDSLYVMTPEFGAASQLEKIDMLDFADVVAINKFERRGAEDARRDVARQLVRNREAFSEGPEDMPVFGTSAAKFNDDGVTALYQHLRGLLAERGLTVSAGTLPRVEGKVSTDASTIIPGNRSRYLAEISETVRGYHAKTEQQVAAVRKREALALARAELSKVDASTDALDGLLAAAESDVDGESTKLLERFKALSEEYRQDELVVKIRDKELRTQLWRDTLSGNRIPRVALPRYAESGELLSFLRRENLPGYFPYTAGVFPFKREGEDPARMFAGEGDAFRTNRRFKLLSADSEAKRLSTAFDSVTLYGHDPDTRPDIYGKVGTSGVSIASLEDMKVLYDGFDLTAPNTSVSMTINGPAPTILAFFLNTAIDQKVEEFKAEHGREPSAAEAAELREWALKNVRGTVQADILKEDQGQNTCIFSTEFSLRMMADIQEWFIEHGVRNFYSVSISGYHIAEAGANPISQLAFTLSNGFTYVESYLARGMDIDDFAPNLSFFFSNGMDAEYTVLGRVARRIWAVAMRERYGANERSQKLKYHVQTSGRSLHAQEMSFNDIRTTLQALCALYDNANSLHTNAFDEAITTPSESSVRRAMAIQMIINKEWGLSKNENPLQGSFVIDELTDLVEEAVLAEFDRISERGGVLGAMETGYQRGKIQDESILYERKKHDGSLPIVGVNTFRNPRAGEDDVEVELARATEDEKKSQLDRLADFQHRHHEEAQQALKALREAATRGGNLFGVLMDAARVCSLGQITEAFFEVGGQYRRNV, from the coding sequence ATGAGCAGTGAGCTGTACCGCCCCGCGCACCCCGTCCGGTTCGTCACGGCGTCGAGCCTCTTCGACGGTCACGACGCGTCGATCAACATCATGCGGCGGATCCTGCAGTCGCAGGGCGCGGAGGTCGTGCACCTCGGCCACAACCGGTCGGTCGACGAGGTGGCCACCGCGGCCATCGCCGAGGACGTCCAGGGTGTCGCCATCTCCGCCTACCAGGGCGGGCACGTCGAGTACTTCTCCTACCTGGTCGAGCTGCTGCGCGAACGCGGCGCCGGCCACATCAAGGTCTTCGGCGGCGGGGGCGGGGTGATCGTGCGCGAGGAGATCGACCTGCTGCACTCGCGCGGCGTCGCCCGCATCTTCTCGCCCGAGGACGGCTACGAGATGGGCCTGCCGGGCATGATCAACCTGATGATCAAGGCCTGCGACGTCGACCTCGCGGCCGAGGCCCCGGCGCTGGACAAGGTGCTCTCCGGCGACGTCGCGGCGCTCTCGCGCGTCATCACGCAGCTGCAGGCGGAGCAGCTGCCCGGCGACCTGCTGAGCGGCATCACCGAGGCCGCGGGCAAGCGCGAGGTGCCGGTGCTCGGCATCACCGGCACGGGCGGCTCGGGCAAGTCGTCGCTCACCGACGAGCTGATCCGCCGTTTCCGCCTCGACCAGGAGGACAAGCTGCGGATCGCGGTGCTCGCCGTCGACCCGTCGCGGCGCAAGGGCGGCGGCGCGCTGCTCGGGGACCGCATCCGGATGAACTGCCTCGACGGCTCCCCGGTGTACTTCCGCTCGCTCGCGACGCGCACGACGTCCGGCGAGATCCCGGCCGGGCTGCGCGAGGCGATCCTGGCGTGCAAGGCCGCCGGGTACGACCTGGTGATCGTCGAGACGCCGGGCATCGGCCAGGGCGACGCCGGCATCGTCGACTTCGTGGACGACTCGCTGTACGTGATGACGCCGGAGTTCGGCGCCGCGTCGCAGCTGGAGAAGATCGACATGCTCGACTTCGCCGACGTCGTCGCGATCAACAAGTTCGAGCGCCGCGGCGCCGAGGACGCCCGCCGGGACGTCGCGCGCCAGCTGGTGCGCAACCGCGAGGCCTTCTCCGAAGGTCCCGAGGACATGCCGGTGTTCGGCACGAGCGCGGCGAAGTTCAACGACGACGGCGTCACCGCGCTCTACCAGCACCTGCGCGGGCTGCTCGCCGAGCGCGGGCTGACCGTCTCGGCCGGCACGCTGCCGCGGGTCGAGGGCAAGGTGTCGACCGACGCGTCGACGATCATCCCGGGCAACCGGTCCCGCTACCTGGCGGAGATCTCCGAGACCGTGCGCGGCTACCACGCGAAGACCGAGCAGCAGGTCGCCGCGGTCCGCAAGCGCGAGGCCCTGGCGCTGGCGCGCGCCGAGCTGTCCAAGGTGGACGCTTCCACCGACGCGCTGGACGGCCTGCTCGCCGCGGCCGAGTCCGATGTGGACGGCGAGTCGACCAAGCTCCTCGAGCGGTTCAAGGCGCTGTCGGAGGAGTACCGCCAGGACGAGCTGGTCGTCAAGATCCGCGACAAGGAGCTGCGCACGCAGCTGTGGCGCGACACGCTGTCCGGCAACCGGATCCCGCGCGTCGCCCTGCCGCGCTACGCCGAGTCCGGCGAGCTGCTGTCGTTCCTGCGCCGCGAGAACCTGCCGGGCTACTTCCCGTACACGGCCGGTGTTTTCCCGTTCAAGCGCGAGGGCGAGGACCCGGCGCGGATGTTCGCCGGCGAGGGCGACGCGTTCCGCACCAACCGCCGGTTCAAGCTGCTCTCGGCCGACTCCGAGGCGAAGCGGCTCTCGACCGCGTTCGACTCGGTGACGCTCTACGGCCACGACCCCGACACGCGTCCGGACATCTACGGCAAGGTCGGCACGTCGGGCGTGTCCATCGCCTCGCTCGAGGACATGAAGGTCCTCTACGACGGCTTCGACCTGACCGCGCCGAACACGTCGGTGTCGATGACGATCAACGGCCCGGCGCCGACGATCCTGGCCTTCTTCCTCAACACCGCGATCGACCAGAAGGTCGAGGAGTTCAAGGCCGAGCACGGCCGCGAGCCCTCCGCGGCCGAGGCCGCCGAGCTGCGCGAGTGGGCGCTGAAGAACGTGCGGGGCACGGTCCAGGCCGACATCCTCAAGGAGGACCAGGGCCAGAACACCTGCATCTTCTCCACCGAGTTCAGCCTCCGGATGATGGCCGACATCCAGGAGTGGTTCATCGAGCACGGCGTCCGCAACTTCTACTCGGTGTCCATCTCCGGCTACCACATCGCCGAGGCCGGGGCGAACCCGATCTCGCAGCTGGCCTTCACGCTGTCCAACGGGTTCACCTACGTCGAGTCGTACCTGGCCCGCGGCATGGACATCGACGACTTCGCGCCGAACCTGTCGTTCTTCTTCTCCAACGGCATGGACGCGGAGTACACGGTGCTCGGCCGGGTCGCGCGGCGGATCTGGGCCGTGGCCATGCGCGAGCGCTACGGCGCCAACGAGCGGTCGCAGAAGCTCAAGTACCACGTGCAGACGTCCGGGCGGTCGCTGCACGCGCAGGAGATGAGCTTCAACGACATCCGCACCACGCTGCAGGCGCTCTGCGCGTTGTACGACAACGCGAACTCCTTGCACACCAACGCGTTCGACGAGGCGATCACGACGCCGTCGGAGTCGTCGGTGCGCCGCGCGATGGCCATCCAGATGATCATCAACAAGGAGTGGGGCCTGTCGAAGAACGAGAACCCGCTGCAGGGTTCGTTCGTCATCGACGAGCTGACCGACCTCGTCGAGGAGGCCGTGCTGGCCGAGTTCGACCGGATCTCCGAGCGCGGCGGCGTGCTCGGCGCGATGGAGACCGGCTACCAGCGCGGCAAGATCCAGGACGAGTCGATCCTGTACGAGCGCAAGAAGCACGACGGCTCGCTGCCGATCGTCGGCGTCAACACGTTCCGGAACCCGCGCGCGGGCGAGGACGACGTCGAGGTCGAGCTCGCCCGCGCGACCGAGGACGAGAAGAAGTCCCAGCTGGACCGGCTGGCGGACTTCCAGCACCGCCACCACGAAGAGGCCCAGCAGGCGCTGAAGGCGCTGCGCGAGGCGGCCACCCGCGGCGGCAACCTCTTCGGGGTGCTGATGGATGCCGCGCGGGTGTGCTCGCTGGGTCAGATCACGGAGGCGTTCTTCGAGGTCGGGGGCCAGTACCGCCGCAACGTCTGA
- a CDS encoding class I SAM-dependent methyltransferase — MDVQDVDFEELYRGGTPMGRKMPWDIGAPQPAVVALADAGEFTGEVLDIGCGLGDNSAFLASRGLPVTGLDGAPSAIEQARARTGDVTFAVADATKLEGYEGRFDTVLDSALYHCLSEDERRRYLAALTRATRPGARLHLFAFSPEVPDAFPAPYLISEANLRETVGKDWTIEHLDPTVYTTSMTPDELAASVRAILAEDPAGLGALDTDADGRVLVPVWQLKATRR; from the coding sequence ATGGACGTTCAGGACGTCGACTTCGAAGAGCTGTACCGGGGCGGGACGCCGATGGGCCGGAAGATGCCGTGGGACATCGGCGCGCCGCAGCCCGCGGTCGTCGCGCTGGCCGACGCCGGCGAGTTCACCGGCGAGGTGCTCGACATCGGCTGCGGCCTCGGCGACAACTCGGCGTTCCTGGCTTCGCGCGGCCTGCCCGTCACCGGCCTGGACGGCGCGCCCTCGGCGATCGAGCAGGCCCGTGCCCGCACCGGGGACGTCACCTTCGCCGTCGCCGACGCGACGAAGCTCGAAGGCTACGAAGGCCGCTTCGACACGGTCCTCGACAGCGCGCTCTACCACTGCCTGTCCGAAGACGAACGGCGTCGGTACCTCGCGGCCCTGACCCGTGCGACGCGGCCGGGCGCGCGGCTGCACCTGTTCGCCTTCTCGCCGGAGGTGCCGGACGCGTTCCCGGCGCCGTACCTGATCAGCGAGGCGAACCTGCGCGAGACGGTCGGGAAGGACTGGACGATCGAGCACCTCGATCCGACCGTCTACACGACGTCGATGACGCCGGACGAGCTCGCGGCGAGCGTCCGGGCGATCCTCGCCGAAGACCCAGCCGGCTTGGGCGCGCTCGACACCGACGCGGACGGCCGGGTCCTCGTCCCGGTCTGGCAGCTGAAAGCCACCCGCCGCTGA
- a CDS encoding LLM class F420-dependent oxidoreductase, which produces MKFGISTFVTDEGIRPDVLGAALEERGFDSLFLAEHSHIPVSRESPYPGGGDLPEKYKRTLDPFVALTAAATATSELLLGTGIALLIQRDLIHTAKEVASLDLVSDGRALFGVGVGWNREEMRNHGTDPKTRGALIDEQLAALKEIWTKDEAEFHGKHVDFDPIYAWPKPVRKPHPPIYIGGESEAALNRLARYGDGWLLRGHTHFDEAKRVRGWLADQGRADVEFAVFGGDTKGKVIDGFREAGVERYTFLLETLPEAETLKALDELAEVVAEHR; this is translated from the coding sequence ATGAAATTCGGGATCTCGACGTTCGTGACCGACGAGGGCATCCGGCCGGACGTGCTGGGCGCGGCGCTGGAGGAACGCGGCTTCGACTCGCTGTTCCTGGCCGAGCACTCGCACATCCCCGTCAGCCGGGAGAGCCCGTACCCGGGCGGGGGTGACCTGCCGGAGAAGTACAAGCGCACGCTCGACCCGTTCGTGGCGCTCACCGCCGCGGCCACCGCGACGTCGGAGCTGCTGCTCGGTACCGGCATCGCGCTGCTGATCCAGCGCGACCTGATCCACACGGCCAAGGAGGTCGCGTCCCTCGACCTGGTGTCCGACGGGCGCGCGCTGTTCGGCGTCGGCGTCGGCTGGAACCGCGAGGAGATGCGCAACCACGGCACCGACCCGAAGACCCGCGGCGCGCTGATCGACGAGCAGCTGGCCGCGCTCAAGGAGATCTGGACGAAGGACGAGGCCGAGTTCCACGGCAAGCACGTCGACTTCGATCCGATCTACGCCTGGCCGAAGCCGGTGCGCAAGCCGCACCCGCCGATCTACATCGGCGGCGAGAGCGAAGCGGCGCTGAACCGCCTCGCCCGCTACGGCGACGGCTGGCTGCTGCGCGGTCACACGCACTTCGACGAGGCCAAGCGCGTCCGCGGCTGGCTCGCCGACCAGGGACGCGCGGACGTGGAGTTCGCCGTCTTCGGCGGCGACACGAAGGGCAAGGTGATCGACGGCTTCCGGGAGGCGGGCGTCGAGCGCTACACGTTCCTGCTGGAGACGCTGCCCGAGGCCGAGACGCTCAAGGCGCTGGACGAGCTGGCCGAGGTGGTCGCCGAGCACCGCTGA